Below is a window of Streptomyces sp. NBC_00223 DNA.
CGGCGCAGCCGGTTGAGCGTGGTGATCAGCGGGGCGAGCGAGCGCCCCTCGGCCTCGGCGGCCGCCCAGTCGCGCGGCCGCAGCTCGTACTTCTCGGAGTGCAGGTACTCCTCGCTGCCCGGGTGGGCGGGGGTCGCCTCGCACAGCTCGAACCCGGCGTAGACACCCCAGCTCGGGGAGAGGGTCGCGGCGAGCACGGCCCGGGTCTCGAAGGCCGGGCGCCCGCCGTTCTGGAGGTAGGCGTGCAGGATGTCCGGGGTGTTGACGAAGAAGTTCGGCCGCGTCCAGCCCGCCGTCTCCCGGCTCAGCTCCCGCATGTAGTCGGTCAGTTCCTGCTTGCCGTTGCGCCAGGTGAAGTAGGTGTACGACTGCTGGAAGCCGATCTGCCCGAGCAGGTTCATCATGGGCGGGCGGGTGAACGCCTCGGCCAGGAAGATGACGTCCGGGTCGGTGCGGTTGATGTCGGCGATGATCTTCTCCCAGAACACCACCGGCTTGGTGTGCGGGTTGTCCACCCGGAAGATCCGCACCCCGTGGCCCATCCACAGCCGCAGCACCCGCAGCGTCTCGTGGACGATCCCGGCGAAGTCCTGGTCGAAGGCCACCGGGTAGATGTCCTGGTACTTCTTCGGCGGGTTCTCGGCGTAGGCGACGGTGCCGTCCGCGCGGTGGGCGAACCACTCCGGGTGCTTGGACACCCACGGGTGGTCGGGCGAGCACTGGAGGGCGAAGTCCAGCGCGATCTCCAGGCGCAGGTCGCGGGCCCGCTCCACGAAGTGGTCGAAGTCCGCGAAGGTGCCCAGGTCGGGGTGGATCGCGTCGTGGCCGCCCTCGGACGAGCCGATCGCCCACGGCGAGCCCACGTCGTCGGGGCCGGCCGACAGGCTGTTGTCCCGGCCCTTGCGGAAGGCGTCGCCGATCGGGTGGACCGGCGGCAGGTACACCACGTCGAAGCCCATCGCGGCGATGGCGGGCAGCCGCTCGGCGGCCGTACGGAAGGTGCCCGAGCGTGGCGGGACCCCCTCCTTGACGACCGCGCCCTCCGAACGGGGGAAGAACTCGTACCAGGAGCCGAACAGCGCCCGCGGCCGCTCGACGTGCAGCGGCAGCGGCCGTACCGCCGTGACCAGTTCGCGCAGCGGATAGCGGTCGAGCACCCCGACCACCTGGGGGGCAAGCGCCGCCGCGTGCCGGGCGGAGGGCGGGCGCCTGGCGTCGCGCAGCGCGTCCATCGCGGCCAGGACGACCGCCCGGCCGTCGCTCTTGGGCACCCCGGCGGCCGCCCGCTCGTACAGCTGTGCCCCCTCGGTGAGCACCAGTTCGGTGTCGATGCCCGCCGGGATCTTGATGCCCGCGGTGTGCCGCCAGGTCGCCACCGGGTCCGACCACGCCTCGACGGTGTACGTCCAGCGCCCTTCGGCCGTCGGAGTGATCCGCGCGCTCCAGCGGTCGGTGCCGGGCTCCAGCTCGCGCATCGGCGTCCACGGCCCGGACCGGCCGGACGGGTCGCGCAGCACCACGTTGGCCGCCACCGCGTCGTGCCCCTCACGGAAGACGGTGGCCGTCACCTCGAACGTCTCGCCGACCACGGCCTTGGCAGGCCGGCGGCCGCAGTCCACGATCGGGCGGACATCGACTACGGGAATACGACCGATCATTGCCTCACCTGACAGTTCGGGACATCTCTTGACATCGTCGGGAATACGGGATGACGGCTCTCGCTCTTTTTAACTGTTCTTGGCGGTGCCGGCCTGCGTGCCTGGCCGCTCGGAAACGCGTTCACCCGGGTGGAGGCCGGTGAACGAGGCCGACCCCGCCCGGCCCGTCCGCCGTCTCGCGCGCGGTGGTGCGGGGGCGGCCGGTGGTGCGCGACGCCATGCATTCGGGAGCCTGCCCACCCCTCGCGCGGTGAACGCACTCCCTGACGGCGTTTCGGGCGCACACGGTGAGTGCGCGAATCCGTCCCGCGCGCTGGGCCGTTCGGCCGAATAAGCCGTATACGTACGGCGCGCCGTGTTCACGCCCCCCAATACGCCCCCGCGTACGCTGACCGGGGCCGCCGAGCCACAGCAGGACCCTTCGCGCGCCGTATCGGCCGAGCCCCCCGTGGCGCATCACCACCCGCGCCCCTCACGCCCCGTCATCAGCCCCGGAACCAGGCGCTCCGCCGTCCGCCGGGCGCCCGCGCCCGCGCTCCGGCGG
It encodes the following:
- a CDS encoding alpha-1,4-glucan--maltose-1-phosphate maltosyltransferase — encoded protein: MIGRIPVVDVRPIVDCGRRPAKAVVGETFEVTATVFREGHDAVAANVVLRDPSGRSGPWTPMRELEPGTDRWSARITPTAEGRWTYTVEAWSDPVATWRHTAGIKIPAGIDTELVLTEGAQLYERAAAGVPKSDGRAVVLAAMDALRDARRPPSARHAAALAPQVVGVLDRYPLRELVTAVRPLPLHVERPRALFGSWYEFFPRSEGAVVKEGVPPRSGTFRTAAERLPAIAAMGFDVVYLPPVHPIGDAFRKGRDNSLSAGPDDVGSPWAIGSSEGGHDAIHPDLGTFADFDHFVERARDLRLEIALDFALQCSPDHPWVSKHPEWFAHRADGTVAYAENPPKKYQDIYPVAFDQDFAGIVHETLRVLRLWMGHGVRIFRVDNPHTKPVVFWEKIIADINRTDPDVIFLAEAFTRPPMMNLLGQIGFQQSYTYFTWRNGKQELTDYMRELSRETAGWTRPNFFVNTPDILHAYLQNGGRPAFETRAVLAATLSPSWGVYAGFELCEATPAHPGSEEYLHSEKYELRPRDWAAAEAEGRSLAPLITTLNRLRRRHPALQQLRDLTFHPVDNEALLAYSKRRGDDVVLVVVNLDPFHTQEATVSLNMPELGLSWHESFPVRDELTGETYHWGRDNYVRLEPGRAPAHVLSLRPSPSIGGSLS